A genomic window from Geothermobacter ehrlichii includes:
- a CDS encoding 2-hydroxyacyl-CoA dehydratase subunit D, translating into MAQEKQPARKKIESTGQMMKIMSEYFYDLNAAAASPTRKVAWCTSVGPAELLRAMGFAVHFPENHAAMLGATRMATELIPEANAIGYSPDICSYLTADIGAYRKGISPLSKAYPGIEGPPRPDVLVFNTNQCRDVQDWFSWYAREFDVPCIGITSPKNFTEVSEILVDDVSRQIEALIPTLEEVAGSRLDMERLRETVALSRECTELWRQVLETASATPSPLTFFDGTIHMGPAVVLRGTRQAVDYYRLLLAELEERIASGVGAVDDERYRIYWEGMPVWGRLRQHSEMFAGLRASVLVSTYCSSWIFPDFDPQDPIRSMARAYLSLFIVRSDAYKERYIKQMLEKFRIDGIIYHDAKTCPCNSNNRYGMPQRLENETGIPSLVISGDLNDLRCISDEQTRTNVEAFIEQLEESKRHA; encoded by the coding sequence ATGGCGCAGGAGAAGCAACCGGCACGCAAGAAGATCGAATCCACCGGGCAGATGATGAAGATCATGTCCGAGTACTTCTACGACCTCAACGCCGCGGCCGCCTCCCCCACCCGCAAGGTCGCCTGGTGCACCAGCGTCGGCCCGGCCGAACTGCTGCGGGCGATGGGGTTTGCGGTGCACTTTCCGGAAAACCACGCCGCCATGCTCGGCGCCACCCGGATGGCGACCGAGCTGATTCCGGAGGCCAACGCCATCGGCTACTCGCCCGACATCTGCTCCTACCTGACCGCCGACATCGGCGCCTACCGCAAGGGGATCTCGCCCCTTTCCAAGGCCTATCCCGGCATCGAGGGTCCGCCCCGGCCCGACGTGCTGGTCTTCAATACCAACCAGTGCCGCGACGTCCAGGACTGGTTCTCCTGGTACGCGCGCGAGTTCGACGTCCCCTGCATCGGCATCACCTCGCCGAAGAATTTCACCGAGGTCAGCGAGATTCTGGTCGACGATGTCAGCCGGCAGATCGAGGCGCTGATCCCGACCCTGGAAGAGGTCGCCGGCAGCAGGCTCGACATGGAACGGCTGCGCGAGACGGTGGCCCTGTCCCGCGAGTGCACCGAGCTCTGGCGGCAGGTGCTGGAGACCGCCTCCGCCACCCCGTCGCCGCTGACCTTTTTCGACGGCACCATCCACATGGGGCCGGCGGTGGTGCTGCGCGGCACCCGGCAGGCGGTCGACTATTACCGGCTGCTGCTGGCCGAGCTGGAAGAGCGGATCGCTTCCGGTGTCGGCGCGGTCGATGACGAGCGCTACCGCATCTACTGGGAGGGGATGCCGGTCTGGGGCCGACTGCGGCAGCATTCCGAGATGTTCGCCGGGCTGCGGGCGAGTGTTCTGGTCTCCACCTACTGCAGCAGCTGGATCTTTCCCGACTTCGATCCGCAGGATCCGATCCGCAGCATGGCCCGTGCCTACCTGAGCCTGTTCATCGTCCGCTCCGACGCCTACAAGGAGCGCTACATCAAGCAGATGCTGGAAAAATTCCGCATCGACGGCATCATCTACCACGACGCCAAGACCTGTCCCTGCAACTCCAACAACCGCTACGGCATGCCCCAGCGCCTGGAGAACGAGACCGGCATTCCCAGCCTGGTGATCTCCGGCGATCTCAACGATCTGCGCTGTATTTCCGACGAACAGACCCGCACCAATGTCGAAGCTTTCATCGAACAGCTTGAGGAGAGCAAACGCCATGCTTGA
- a CDS encoding acetate--CoA ligase family protein codes for MLDALFWPKAVALVGASTKELSIGNVIIRNLQRYGYTGQIYPINPKAPEVCGLKAYPSLAEVPGEVDLAHIIVPSRFVPQAMKECGEKGVKAVIINTAGFSELGEEGARLQAEFLEHARAYGIRVFGPNCQGIINSDPKVKAYCNFTFTYPEPGSISVVALSGGVGALIMQALDDLGIGQRLYASNGNACDVSIPEIIQYYGEDEGTRAILLYTEGFDKPREFLEAAREVAARKPILAMKAGRTEEGAKAASSHTGSLAGVDIATELIFEKIGILPFRDEGEMVRAAMAFSSQPIPKGNRIGIITNTGGPAVIATDVLVDFDLEVPRLSEAAIARLRETQFPEAALENPIDVVATAGGPQFRAALDVLLDEEQIDCIFINFVTAPFTDTDEVARQIVEVSRQGRKPLVCNFMTNLKLERFQKTMAILKEGGVPFYANPGDAARALGALVRYGRIRQRDIGVPETFTDVDAARAREVIERAGREERSVLSAEEVYAIFEAYGIPVAPWAMADDAGQAVAAAERIGYPVVVKVDCAAIDHKSDMGGVAVNLADGEAVRAAVEEMQARLGSHGELRFLVQKFMPGGRELIVGASAERGLGHLVMFGLGGIYVEVLKDVVFKIAPVTRTEAEEMLSGIKTAALLDGVRGEAGIDREAVITLIQRVSQLLTDLPMIREMDLNPVMAFADGAVAVDGRIRI; via the coding sequence ATGCTTGACGCCCTGTTTTGGCCCAAGGCTGTTGCCCTGGTCGGCGCCTCCACCAAGGAGCTCTCGATCGGCAACGTGATCATCCGCAACCTGCAGCGCTACGGCTACACCGGCCAGATCTACCCGATCAATCCCAAGGCGCCGGAAGTCTGCGGCCTCAAGGCCTATCCCTCGCTGGCCGAAGTGCCCGGCGAAGTCGACCTGGCCCACATCATCGTCCCCAGCCGCTTCGTCCCCCAGGCGATGAAAGAGTGCGGCGAAAAGGGGGTCAAGGCGGTGATCATCAACACCGCCGGCTTCAGCGAGCTGGGCGAGGAAGGGGCCAGGCTGCAGGCGGAGTTTCTCGAGCATGCCCGCGCCTACGGTATCCGGGTGTTCGGTCCCAACTGCCAGGGGATCATCAATTCCGATCCGAAGGTGAAGGCCTACTGCAACTTCACCTTCACCTATCCCGAGCCGGGCAGCATCTCGGTCGTGGCGCTTTCCGGCGGCGTCGGCGCCCTGATCATGCAGGCGCTGGACGACCTCGGCATCGGCCAGCGGCTCTACGCCTCCAACGGCAACGCCTGCGACGTGTCGATTCCCGAGATCATCCAGTACTACGGCGAGGACGAGGGGACGCGGGCCATCCTGCTCTACACCGAAGGCTTTGACAAGCCGCGCGAATTTCTCGAAGCCGCCCGCGAGGTGGCGGCGCGCAAGCCGATCCTGGCGATGAAGGCCGGCCGCACCGAGGAGGGCGCCAAGGCCGCCTCCTCGCACACCGGCTCGCTGGCCGGGGTCGATATCGCCACCGAGCTGATCTTCGAGAAGATCGGCATTCTGCCCTTCCGCGACGAGGGCGAGATGGTGCGCGCGGCGATGGCCTTCTCCAGCCAGCCGATTCCGAAGGGCAACCGGATCGGCATCATCACCAACACCGGCGGTCCGGCGGTCATCGCCACCGACGTCCTGGTCGATTTCGATCTCGAAGTGCCCAGACTTTCCGAGGCGGCCATCGCCCGCCTGCGGGAGACCCAGTTCCCCGAGGCGGCGCTGGAAAACCCGATCGACGTGGTCGCCACCGCCGGCGGGCCGCAGTTCAGGGCCGCCCTCGACGTACTGCTCGACGAGGAGCAGATCGACTGCATCTTCATCAATTTCGTCACCGCGCCCTTCACCGACACCGACGAGGTGGCGCGGCAGATCGTCGAGGTCAGCCGCCAGGGGCGCAAGCCGCTGGTCTGCAACTTCATGACCAATCTCAAGCTGGAGCGCTTCCAGAAGACGATGGCGATTCTCAAGGAAGGCGGCGTGCCTTTCTACGCCAATCCGGGCGACGCCGCCCGCGCTCTCGGCGCCCTGGTCCGCTACGGGCGCATTCGGCAGCGCGACATCGGCGTGCCGGAAACCTTCACCGACGTCGACGCCGCCCGCGCCCGGGAGGTGATCGAGCGGGCAGGGCGGGAAGAGCGGTCGGTGCTCTCGGCCGAGGAGGTCTACGCCATCTTCGAGGCCTACGGCATTCCGGTGGCGCCCTGGGCGATGGCCGACGACGCCGGCCAGGCGGTCGCCGCCGCCGAGCGGATCGGCTACCCGGTGGTGGTCAAGGTCGACTGCGCCGCCATCGATCACAAGAGCGACATGGGCGGCGTCGCCGTCAATCTCGCCGATGGCGAGGCGGTTCGCGCCGCCGTCGAGGAGATGCAGGCGCGTCTCGGCAGCCATGGCGAGCTGCGTTTCCTGGTGCAGAAGTTCATGCCCGGCGGCCGTGAGCTGATCGTCGGCGCCAGCGCCGAACGCGGACTGGGGCACCTGGTGATGTTTGGCCTCGGCGGCATCTATGTCGAGGTGCTCAAGGACGTGGTCTTCAAGATCGCTCCGGTGACCCGGACCGAGGCCGAGGAGATGCTGTCCGGCATCAAGACCGCCGCCCTGCTTGACGGGGTGCGCGGCGAGGCCGGCATCGACCGGGAGGCGGTGATCACGCTGATCCAGCGGGTGTCGCAGCTGCTGACCGACCTGCCGATGATCCGGGAGATGGATCTGAACCCGGTCATGGCCTTTGCCGACGGCGCCGTCGCCGTCGACGGCCGCATCCGGATCTGA
- a CDS encoding acetyl-CoA hydrolase/transferase family protein: protein MEQGADWREVYRSRITTPDEAVKAIKSGDRVFLTGNASVPLPLLDALVRRAPELRDVEICHPLTICPDDYVAPEMEGHLRVNSMFISANVRRAINEGRADFTPVMLSEFPLLFKNGHLPLDVALVHVSPPDENGVCSMGAESGLTISAAEVAKTVIALVNEQMPRTLGDTAFPIERMDYIVPADTPLFEMPMGDDADGDVVEGIAAHIAGLIPDGATMQMGIGAIPNAVLRFLKDKKDLGVHSELISDGVIDLVEAGVLTGARKTLHPGKIICGFLLGTKRLYDWVDNNPLVELHRTEYVNDPFVVAQNERMVAINSAIEIDLTGQVCADSIGTRMHSAVGGQLDFIYGASRSRGGVPIIALPSTSTLRDGSVVSRIVPTLKTGAGVVTSRNHVHYVVTEYGVADLYGKTVRQRTAALIEIAHPRFRDEIREKAKELKYL, encoded by the coding sequence ATGGAACAGGGAGCTGACTGGCGAGAGGTGTATCGGTCGCGTATCACCACCCCGGACGAGGCGGTCAAGGCGATCAAGTCGGGAGACCGGGTCTTTCTGACCGGCAACGCCTCGGTGCCGCTGCCGCTGCTCGACGCCCTGGTCAGGCGGGCGCCCGAGCTGCGTGACGTCGAGATCTGCCATCCGCTGACCATCTGTCCGGACGACTACGTGGCGCCGGAGATGGAGGGTCATCTGCGCGTCAATTCGATGTTCATCAGCGCCAACGTCCGCCGGGCGATCAACGAGGGGCGGGCCGACTTCACCCCGGTGATGCTCTCCGAGTTTCCCCTGCTGTTCAAGAACGGCCACCTGCCTCTCGATGTGGCCCTGGTCCATGTCTCGCCGCCGGACGAGAACGGCGTCTGTTCCATGGGGGCGGAGTCGGGCCTGACCATTTCGGCGGCCGAGGTGGCGAAGACGGTGATCGCCCTGGTCAACGAGCAGATGCCGCGCACCCTGGGCGATACCGCTTTCCCCATCGAGCGGATGGACTACATCGTGCCGGCCGATACGCCGCTGTTCGAGATGCCGATGGGGGACGATGCCGACGGCGACGTGGTCGAGGGGATCGCCGCGCACATCGCCGGGCTGATTCCCGACGGGGCGACCATGCAGATGGGAATCGGGGCGATTCCCAACGCCGTGCTCAGGTTTCTCAAGGACAAGAAGGACCTCGGCGTACATTCCGAGCTGATCTCCGACGGGGTGATCGACCTGGTCGAGGCCGGGGTGCTGACCGGCGCCCGCAAGACCCTGCATCCGGGCAAGATCATCTGCGGTTTTCTGCTCGGCACCAAGCGGCTCTACGACTGGGTCGACAACAATCCGCTGGTCGAGCTGCACCGCACCGAGTATGTCAACGACCCCTTCGTGGTGGCGCAGAACGAGCGCATGGTGGCGATCAACTCGGCGATCGAGATCGACCTGACCGGCCAGGTCTGCGCCGACAGCATCGGTACCCGGATGCACTCGGCGGTCGGCGGCCAGCTCGATTTCATCTACGGTGCCTCCCGCTCCAGGGGCGGGGTGCCGATCATCGCCCTGCCGAGCACCTCGACCCTGCGGGACGGATCGGTGGTCAGCCGCATCGTCCCCACGCTGAAGACCGGCGCCGGCGTGGTCACCAGCCGCAACCATGTCCATTACGTGGTCACCGAGTACGGAGTGGCCGATCTCTACGGCAAGACCGTCCGCCAGCGGACCGCGGCGCTGATCGAGATCGCCCATCCGCGGTTCCGGGACGAGATCAGGGAGAAGGCGAAGGAGCTGAAGTATCTGTAA
- a CDS encoding phenylacetate--CoA ligase family protein — protein sequence MAWSKEETISRDEMQAIQLAGLQRTVRYVYERNVHYRKKLDELGVSPEDIRSLDDIRRLPFTTKQDLRDHYPFGMFCVSPEEIVEYHATSGTTGKPIVVCYTRQDLEVWSEAMARTCAGAGIGRDDVVQNIFGYGLFTGGLGMHYGALRIGAGVVPISGGNTQKQIMLMEDFGSTALTSTPSFLMHIHEVGEQMGVDFRQLKLRVALCGAEPWSESMRHSIQDRFGIKVCDIYGLSEITGPGVSFECVEEQDGLHINEDFFYPEIIDPDSGEVLPAGEEGELVFTTINKFGQPLLRYRTRDISRLTYGTCSCGRTLVKMARVSGRSDDMLIIRGVNVFPSQIEAVIMRREGVSPHYMVVVERKGAMDSLRVKVEVTEEFMIKAAADILKGDEFDILEDVAAVRSKKRNLQHDIKDVIGISVDIDLVPPGSIPRSQGKAKRIQDRRPK from the coding sequence ATGGCTTGGAGTAAAGAGGAGACCATCAGTCGCGACGAGATGCAGGCCATCCAGCTGGCCGGTCTGCAGCGGACAGTCCGTTACGTCTACGAGCGGAACGTCCATTACCGGAAGAAACTTGACGAGCTGGGAGTGTCCCCGGAAGACATCCGCTCGCTGGACGACATCCGGCGGCTTCCCTTTACCACCAAGCAGGACCTGCGCGATCATTACCCCTTCGGCATGTTTTGCGTCTCGCCCGAGGAGATCGTCGAATATCATGCCACCTCCGGCACCACCGGCAAGCCGATCGTGGTCTGCTACACCAGGCAGGATCTGGAGGTCTGGTCCGAGGCTATGGCCCGCACCTGCGCCGGCGCCGGCATCGGTCGCGACGACGTGGTGCAGAACATCTTCGGTTACGGCCTGTTCACCGGAGGTCTGGGGATGCACTACGGCGCCCTGCGTATCGGCGCCGGGGTGGTTCCCATCTCCGGCGGCAACACCCAGAAGCAGATCATGCTGATGGAGGATTTCGGCTCCACGGCACTCACTTCCACCCCCTCGTTCCTGATGCATATCCACGAGGTCGGCGAGCAGATGGGGGTCGATTTCCGGCAACTGAAGCTGCGGGTGGCCCTGTGCGGTGCCGAGCCCTGGAGCGAATCGATGCGCCACTCGATCCAGGACAGGTTCGGCATCAAGGTCTGCGACATCTACGGCCTGTCCGAAATCACCGGTCCCGGCGTCTCCTTCGAGTGTGTCGAGGAGCAGGACGGCCTGCACATCAACGAGGATTTCTTCTATCCGGAAATCATCGATCCCGACAGCGGCGAGGTGCTGCCGGCCGGCGAGGAGGGCGAGCTGGTCTTCACCACCATCAACAAGTTCGGGCAGCCGCTGCTGCGCTACCGGACGCGGGACATCTCCCGGCTCACCTACGGCACCTGCTCCTGCGGCCGGACGCTGGTCAAGATGGCCCGGGTCAGCGGGCGCAGCGACGACATGCTGATCATCCGCGGCGTCAACGTCTTTCCGTCGCAGATCGAGGCGGTGATCATGAGGCGCGAAGGGGTTTCTCCGCACTACATGGTCGTCGTCGAGCGCAAGGGGGCGATGGATTCGCTGCGGGTCAAGGTCGAGGTGACCGAGGAGTTCATGATCAAGGCGGCGGCCGACATTCTCAAGGGGGACGAGTTCGACATCCTCGAGGACGTCGCCGCGGTGCGCAGCAAGAAGCGCAACCTGCAGCACGACATCAAGGACGTCATCGGCATCAGCGTCGACATCGACCTGGTGCCGCCCGGCAGCATTCCGCGCAGTCAGGGAAAGGCGAAGCGAATCCAGGATCGGCGTCCTAAATAA
- a CDS encoding thiamine pyrophosphate-dependent enzyme, with product MKKIISGNEAIALGFTDAGGVFASGYPGTPSTETLEEVARLGEVYCEWAANEKVALEAAIGASIAGGRSLATMKHVGVNVAADALLTLSYTGVNAGLILMVADDPGMHSSQNEQDSRNYARFAKVPLLDPADSQDAYDMVRAGFEISERFDTPVMLRTTTRISHAKGVVVPGEKLAPRIGDWQKEVPKYVMLPNFARQRHVVVEERMLALREFAETTPLNRVEMRDTELGIVTSGVAYQHAREAFPNASILKLGLAHPLPERKIREFAGSVRKLVVVEEMDGIFEEQIRAMGIEVAVGKDKLPLCGEINADLLRAALDGGEVAAPAPVEGLPQRPPVFCPSCAHRGLFTILSKLKVFVSGDIGCYTLGALPPMGAMHSVIDMGASISAAHGMAKVNTIAGRAQKPVAVIGDSTFFHSGMTGLLSMAFNGGDALVIIMDNRTTGMTGGQENPGTGRTLEGQPTRQVEMVPLVKALGIDNVFELNTYDLAATEAAIKKGLETPGPYVLIDRNPCILRYRIRKPAMTVDQEKCTGCRACLKVACMALGLTATGEKPKVRIDPNVCNGCGVCGQMCKFDAMHEIEGANNANL from the coding sequence ATGAAGAAGATCATTTCCGGCAATGAAGCCATAGCGCTCGGTTTTACCGACGCCGGCGGCGTTTTCGCCTCCGGCTATCCGGGAACTCCCAGTACCGAGACTCTGGAGGAAGTCGCCCGCCTGGGCGAGGTCTACTGCGAGTGGGCGGCCAACGAAAAAGTCGCCCTCGAGGCGGCCATCGGTGCCAGCATCGCCGGCGGGCGGTCGCTGGCGACGATGAAGCACGTCGGGGTCAATGTCGCTGCCGACGCCCTGCTGACCCTCTCCTACACCGGGGTCAACGCCGGGCTGATCCTGATGGTGGCCGACGATCCGGGCATGCATTCGTCGCAGAACGAGCAGGACAGCCGCAACTACGCCCGCTTCGCCAAGGTGCCGCTGCTCGATCCGGCCGACTCGCAGGACGCCTACGACATGGTGCGGGCCGGGTTCGAGATCTCCGAGCGGTTCGACACCCCGGTCATGCTGCGCACCACCACGCGGATTTCCCATGCCAAGGGAGTGGTGGTGCCGGGGGAGAAGCTGGCGCCGCGGATCGGTGACTGGCAGAAGGAGGTGCCCAAGTACGTGATGCTGCCGAACTTCGCCCGCCAGCGGCACGTCGTGGTCGAGGAGCGGATGCTCGCGCTGCGGGAATTCGCTGAAACCACGCCGCTGAACCGGGTCGAAATGCGCGATACCGAACTCGGCATCGTCACCTCCGGCGTGGCCTACCAGCACGCCCGCGAGGCCTTTCCGAACGCCTCCATCCTCAAGCTGGGTCTGGCACATCCGTTGCCGGAGCGGAAGATCCGCGAGTTCGCCGGCTCCGTACGCAAGCTGGTGGTGGTCGAGGAGATGGACGGCATCTTCGAGGAGCAGATCCGCGCCATGGGCATCGAGGTCGCCGTGGGCAAGGACAAGTTGCCGCTGTGCGGCGAGATCAACGCCGATCTTTTGCGCGCCGCCCTCGACGGCGGCGAGGTTGCCGCTCCCGCACCGGTGGAGGGGCTGCCGCAGCGGCCGCCGGTCTTCTGCCCGAGCTGCGCCCATCGCGGCCTGTTCACCATCCTCAGCAAGCTCAAGGTCTTCGTCTCCGGCGATATCGGCTGCTACACCCTGGGGGCACTGCCGCCGATGGGGGCCATGCACTCGGTGATCGACATGGGGGCCAGCATCAGCGCCGCCCACGGCATGGCCAAGGTCAACACCATCGCCGGCCGTGCGCAGAAGCCGGTGGCGGTGATCGGCGATTCCACATTCTTCCATTCCGGCATGACCGGGCTGCTGAGCATGGCCTTCAATGGTGGCGACGCCCTGGTCATCATCATGGACAACCGCACCACCGGCATGACCGGCGGCCAGGAGAATCCGGGAACCGGCCGGACTCTGGAGGGCCAGCCGACCCGGCAGGTGGAGATGGTGCCCCTGGTCAAGGCGCTGGGCATCGACAACGTTTTCGAGCTGAACACCTACGATCTCGCCGCCACCGAGGCGGCGATCAAGAAGGGGCTGGAGACGCCCGGTCCCTACGTGCTGATCGACCGCAATCCCTGCATCCTGCGCTACCGGATCCGCAAGCCCGCCATGACCGTCGACCAGGAGAAGTGCACCGGCTGCCGCGCCTGTCTCAAGGTTGCCTGCATGGCCCTGGGGCTGACCGCCACCGGCGAGAAGCCAAAGGTGCGGATTGATCCCAATGTCTGCAACGGCTGCGGGGTCTGTGGCCAGATGTGCAAATTCGACGCGATGCATGAAATCGAGGGAGCGAACAATGCCAATCTTTAA
- a CDS encoding indolepyruvate oxidoreductase subunit beta: protein MPIFNIVIAGVGGQGVLMASRVLAESALASGLDVKQNEVHGMAQRGGSVISFVRIGEEVASPVVTPGTADLLISFEPLEALRYIHYLKPAGRLVYNRVPINPSTVASGLAVYPPDVEQQIAAICPEAKGVEALSIAREAGNGKAVNMVMVGTVMKHLPLDEEVITEVVKQVSKDKGVEVNLKALAGGAAA, encoded by the coding sequence ATGCCAATCTTTAATATCGTCATAGCCGGCGTCGGCGGCCAGGGAGTGCTGATGGCTTCCCGGGTGCTGGCGGAAAGTGCCCTGGCCAGCGGGCTGGATGTCAAGCAGAACGAAGTGCACGGCATGGCCCAGCGCGGCGGCAGCGTGATCAGCTTCGTCCGCATCGGCGAAGAGGTTGCCTCGCCGGTGGTCACACCGGGGACGGCCGATCTGCTGATCTCCTTCGAGCCGCTGGAGGCCCTGCGCTATATCCACTACCTGAAGCCGGCCGGCCGCCTGGTCTACAACCGGGTTCCGATCAATCCGAGCACCGTCGCCTCCGGCCTGGCGGTCTATCCGCCCGATGTCGAGCAGCAGATCGCCGCCATCTGTCCCGAAGCCAAGGGAGTCGAGGCGCTCTCCATCGCCCGCGAGGCCGGCAACGGCAAGGCGGTGAACATGGTCATGGTCGGCACGGTGATGAAGCATCTGCCGCTCGACGAAGAGGTCATCACCGAGGTCGTGAAGCAGGTTTCGAAAGACAAGGGGGTCGAGGTCAACCTGAAGGCGCTGGCCGGCGGCGCGGCGGCCTGA
- a CDS encoding amino acid-binding protein — protein MKLKQISIFLENAPGRLYEATHAFGEAGINLRSLCISDTSGFGVLRILVSDVAKARRIIMEKQLPARVDDVVAVEIVDAPGSLAKVLKVLMENQVNVEYMYALAGTSSGKAVMVFSFSDNDLAIRLLQESNIRILDADSFGILENPQ, from the coding sequence ATGAAGCTGAAACAGATTTCGATCTTTCTTGAAAACGCGCCGGGGCGCCTCTACGAGGCGACGCACGCCTTCGGCGAGGCCGGCATCAACCTGAGATCACTCTGCATCTCCGACACCTCTGGGTTCGGCGTGCTGCGCATTCTGGTCTCCGATGTCGCCAAGGCGCGGCGGATCATCATGGAGAAGCAGCTGCCGGCCCGGGTCGACGATGTGGTCGCGGTGGAGATCGTCGACGCCCCCGGCAGCCTGGCGAAGGTGCTGAAGGTGCTGATGGAGAACCAGGTCAACGTCGAGTACATGTATGCCCTGGCCGGCACCTCGTCCGGCAAAGCGGTGATGGTTTTCAGCTTCAGCGACAACGATCTGGCCATCAGGCTGTTGCAGGAGAGCAACATCCGGATTCTCGACGCCGATTCCTTCGGGATTCTTGAAAATCCGCAGTGA